GTGTCCAGTTTTCACACAAGAACTCTAGGTTCCGTTGACGTAAACGTCAACACTGAGTTCTTTTTCAGAACCTGTCAATTCATCATGCGGCGCAGCCCGCCTTCCGCCGCCCGGCCGGCTGGGCCATAGTGCGCCGGAGCGGGGACCTCAGGGGCGGACCAGATGGCCGGAAAGCATAATAAATTCAACGACCTGACCGGCACCTGCCGTGGCCTGTCCGCCGCGGCGCTGGGCCTTGCCCTGCTGCTCGGCTCAACCCTCGCGCTGCCTGCCGCCGCCCGCGACGACGACCGGTCACGGGGGAGTGATGAAAAAAAATTAACCGCCGAGGCCACCGAAAGCGCGTCCGGCGACTCAGATATCTCGTCCGTGCTGGACAGCGAGACCGAGGCCATGCGCGCCCTGCGCCTGGCGCTCTACAAACAGGTCAACAAGGCCCGCGGCGGGGTCGGCGCGCGCCGGGTGGAGCGGGATGCGGGCTTTGAGGCCATCGCCATCGAGCATGCCCGCGACATGGTAGAACGCCGCTACATGGCTCACCGGTCACCGGAAGGGGACGGCCCGCGCGAGCGGGTAATGGCCAAGTTCCCGGACTTCATCGGCATTGCGGGCGAGAACATTGCCATGCGGACGATCCGCCCCCGCGAGGATGCCGACGACACGGCGCTGGCAGCCGTCGAGGCCTGGATCGACAGCGCGCCGCACCGGCGCAACCTGTTCGACCAGCGCCACGGCCATGTGGGGCTGGGAGCGGCTGAGAATGGCCGGGCGGTCTATATCGTGATGCTGCTGGCCAGTGAGCCGTCGCTGCGGCCCCTACCGGAGCCGGAGCCGGAGCCCGATACAGAGGCCGGGCCGGGGCCTGAAACGGACGGTTCCGCCGACGCAGATCCGGATGCGGACGGTCTGTCCCCACGCCCCTGAGCCGCCGCACCGCGCCGAACCCCGCCAAAATCCGCAGAAAACAGCGGAAATGATCCACAGGGGCGGGCCCGCGTTAACCGCTTCTTTACCCCCTCTTAACTAGCCTTAACGAATTCACCGGCCGGGGGGCCCGTGTGCGCCCCGCCATTAACCTTGAATCGCGCGTGTTTGGCCCAGATTTTGGGGCTGGCGCGCAGCTTTACACAAGACTCACCCATGGATACGTTCCGAATCAAAGAGGGCGGATGCGATTCGGATGAGACCTGGGGTTCCCTGGAGCGTAAAAGGCATAGAGCCGGAAGCTCGCGAAGCGGCCAAGAGTGCAGCGCGTCGCGAGGGGAAAACCCTTGGGCAATGGCTCAACGAAAAGATCATCGACGCGTCGGACGCGGATATGCCGGACATGCCCGGCGCACCCGCCTCCACACCGCCTGCGTCGCCGACAGGGACCCCCATGCCCCAGCAGGCGCTACAGATCGACTTCAGCCCCGTGACTGACGCGCTGCGAGACCTCGTCCATCGTCTGGAACGGTCCGAACGGCGCAGCGAGACGGCCCTGTCCGGTCTTGACGACGCGCTGGCGGACATGTCCGCGCGGCTGGACCAGACCGAGCGCCTGAGCCGCGACGGCGGCATGGGCGGTAACTCCGGCCTTGAAACCACCCTGTCCGAATTGCGCGAGCGGCTGGAAAAGTCCGAGCGCGGGCTTGAGAAGGCCGAGATGCTCAACACCGATGCCATGCGCACGGTGGAGCGCGGCCTGCGCGCCATCTCCAACCGGCTGGAGGAAACCGAGCGCCGGGCCGAGGAAGCCGCCACGCGGGCGCGCTCCGTCGATACCCAGACGCCGGAAGTCGTGCGCAGCCTGCAATCTTCCCTGTCCGACCTGTCCCGCCGCCTCGACAAGACCGAAACCGCCGTTGATGCGGCGCGCGAGCAGGCCATGCAGGCCGCATCTGCCGCCACGGCGCGGTCGACCAGCAATGACGACGCCGTCTCAGCGCTCGAGCGTGCCATCGGCAATGTGGTGGACCACATCGAAGCCTCGGATACGCGCACCGCAAAGGCGCTGTCGGGCCTGCGCGGTGATCTTGAGAAGCTCGAGAAGGCCGCTGCCGACACCAAGCCCGGCGTCAGCGTGGAGGCGATCCAGTCTCTTGAAGGCACCATCGCCGCCCTGCAGCAGAACCTTGCCGAGGTCACCGGCCGCATCGGCCAGGTGGAGACAAATGCCCAGCGCGACGTGGACCAGATCGCCCGCGCCATCGACGACATGGGCGGTCGTCTGGACGGTATCCGCGAAGGCGCCATTGCCGCTGCCGCCGAGGCGGCGCGCAAGGAGACCAGCCCCACCGCCCAGCTCGTTGCCCAGCTTGAAGAGCGGGTGGAAGCCACGCGCCAGCAGGCAGCGGATGCCAGCGAGAAGATCGAGGCCACCAACAGCCGCATCGCCCAGGCCGAGCAGCACAGCGCCGACGCCATCCAGACCATCGAGACCAGCGTCAGCGACATCGCCGGCCAGATGCGCCAGATCGCCGACCTCACCAATGGCGGCAAGAGCGTGTTTGCCGAGCCGCTGGCCGCGCTCGAAGCCGCCATCGCCGATATGGGCGAGCGGCTGCAGACGACCGACCAGCGTTCCGCCCAGGCCCTGGCCAAGGTGGAAGAGGTGTCCGACGAGCTGCTGCGCAAGATCGACAGCAACCAGGCGTCGGACGACATCCGCGAGATCAAGGCCAGCGTCGAAAATGTGGATGCGCGGCTGAATCTGATCGAGGCCAGCGCCAAGACCGACACGTCAGCGCCCGCCGCGCCGGAAATGGGGTTCATGGCCAGCGCCCCGCAGGCCGATACCGCCGTCGCGCCGCCGCCGCCGCCCCAGGGCGACTGGACCGGCACCCGCGAGGACGGCCCCTTCACCTCCGGCTTCGGCCCGATGCCGGAAGCAGGCACCATGGGCGCCCCGCCCTTCGACGGCGCCCAGGGTGCGGGCGAACCGCCCTTCCCGGATTTCGGTCCCCAGCAGCCGGACGCCCAGGCAGCCCAGCCGGACGCCGGCGGCCGCAACAGCTTTCTTGAAAGCGCCCGTCAGGCAGCCCGCGCTGCTGCCGGCGCGCCGGGCAGCGAAAGCGCCCGCTCTCCCTTTGCGGATCCCGCCGCTGCCTATGACGACACCCAGTCCTCCTCCAGCCGCAAGCCGCTGGCGCTGATCGCTGCGGCCCTTGCCGTGGTGGCGGTGGCGGGCCTTGTGGTCACGCTGATGGGCGGCGGCCAGAAAGATGTCGCCGGGCCGCCGGACGATGTGGCCATCCCGTCAGACGTGCTGGCGGAGATCGACGGCGATGCCACCGACATCACACCCGCCGCCACTGGCAGCGAGCCGATGATCGTCGAAGGCACGGTGACGGACCTCACGGCGTCTCCGGACGGAGCCTCCCCCGCTGACAATGCCGGCGGCACCGATGGGGCGGATGCAGCCGCACCGGACACGACGGATGTGGCCGAGGCCGCGCCCGCGCCAACACCTGCGCCGGAACGCGCCCCGGCGCGCGAGCTGCCGGATGTGGTGACCGACGCGCAGGCGTCCGCGCCCGCCGATGTGCCGCGCTCCGCCGAGCAGGCCGTCGCTGGTGAAGCGATCAACGGGCCCAAGGCAATTACTCCGCGCAAGAACGTGGATGTGGCGTCGCTGGAGCCGGGGGCAACGTCTCCCGCCCGCCAGACCCTGCGCGAAGCGGCCACCAATGGCGATGCGGCCGCGCAATATGAAATCGGCCAGCGCTATGCGACCGGCTCCAGCGGCCTGCCGCAGGATGACGATCAGGCAGCCTACTGGATCACCCGCGCCGCCGAGCAGGGCCTTGCCCCGGCGCAGTACCGCCTCGGCACCATGTTCGAAAAGGGCGTGGGCGTGCCGGAGAACCCGACCAAGGCCCGTAGCTGGTATGAGCGTGCAGCCGGTCAGGGCAACGTCAAGGCCATGCACAATCTGGCCGTGATGCTGGCGGAAGGGGCCGGGGGCCCGCAGGATTTCGCTGCTGCCGCGCGCAGCTTCACCGCCGCCGCCGACCGTGGCCTTGCGGATTCCCAGTACAACCTCGCCATCCTGCATGAGCGCGGCCTGGGCGTGGAGCGCAATCTGGCGGAAGCCTACAAGTGGTTCTCGGTCGCCGCCGCCAATGGCGACGCCGATGCGGGCGCGCGGGCTGAAGCGCTGAAGAACTCGGTTGATGCGGCGAAGCTGGTGGATGCGGAGCTTGCCGCGCGCACCTTCGCCCCCAAGGCCTCCGACCCTGCCGCCAACGAAGTGGCCTGGGCGCCGAAGCTCACCACGGCTGCCATGGTGCGCGAGGCCCAGCGGCTTCTGGGCGCGCTTGGCTATGACGCGGGCCCGGCAGACGGCCAGCCCGGCTCCCGCACGCTGGATGCCGTGCGCCAGTTCGAGCGCGACAAGGGCATGGCCGTCACCGGCCGGATCGATGCCCGCCTGCTGGACGCGCTTGAGCGCGCCGCCATCTGATCCCCTTCCCGCCCGGATCCTGGCCGCGCGACGGGTTTCCGTGGCAGCGGCGTTTCTTGTGTGATAGCAAGGAAGCACTTCAGCGCTGCCCGCCACGAAGGCAGACACATACTCAAGTAACGGTCGATAATCAGGGTGCAGATTTACCTCCCCATTGCTGAGCTTTCGGTCAACGCGTTCGTGTTGCTCGGGCTCGGGGGTGCGGTGGGGTTCCTGTCCGGCATGTTCGGTGTCGGCGGCGGCTTCCTGATGACCCCGCTCCTCATCTTCACCGGCATTCCGCCCGCCGTCGCGGTGGGCACTGAAGCCGTGCAGATCGTCGCCACCTCCATGTCCGGCGTTTTGGCGCACTGGCGGCGCAAGGCGGTGGACTTCAAGATGGCCGGCGTGCTGCTGGCAGGCGGTGCGGTCGGGTCCGTCACCGGTGTCCTCATCTTCTCCGCCCTGCGCAATGAAGGGCAGATCGACCTCTTCATCTCGCTGGCCTATGTGGTGTTTCTCGGCGTCATCGGCGCCTTGATGATGAATGAGAGCCTGCGTGCCATCCGCGCCCAGCGGCAGGGCCGCTCGGTGGCGGTGCGCAAGCCCGGCACCCATGGCTGGATCCACGGCCTGCCGCTCAAGGTCCGGTTCCGCCGGTCGCGG
The sequence above is drawn from the Pyruvatibacter mobilis genome and encodes:
- a CDS encoding CAP domain-containing protein, yielding MAGKHNKFNDLTGTCRGLSAAALGLALLLGSTLALPAAARDDDRSRGSDEKKLTAEATESASGDSDISSVLDSETEAMRALRLALYKQVNKARGGVGARRVERDAGFEAIAIEHARDMVERRYMAHRSPEGDGPRERVMAKFPDFIGIAGENIAMRTIRPREDADDTALAAVEAWIDSAPHRRNLFDQRHGHVGLGAAENGRAVYIVMLLASEPSLRPLPEPEPEPDTEAGPGPETDGSADADPDADGLSPRP
- a CDS encoding peptidoglycan-binding protein produces the protein MRPGVPWSVKGIEPEAREAAKSAARREGKTLGQWLNEKIIDASDADMPDMPGAPASTPPASPTGTPMPQQALQIDFSPVTDALRDLVHRLERSERRSETALSGLDDALADMSARLDQTERLSRDGGMGGNSGLETTLSELRERLEKSERGLEKAEMLNTDAMRTVERGLRAISNRLEETERRAEEAATRARSVDTQTPEVVRSLQSSLSDLSRRLDKTETAVDAAREQAMQAASAATARSTSNDDAVSALERAIGNVVDHIEASDTRTAKALSGLRGDLEKLEKAAADTKPGVSVEAIQSLEGTIAALQQNLAEVTGRIGQVETNAQRDVDQIARAIDDMGGRLDGIREGAIAAAAEAARKETSPTAQLVAQLEERVEATRQQAADASEKIEATNSRIAQAEQHSADAIQTIETSVSDIAGQMRQIADLTNGGKSVFAEPLAALEAAIADMGERLQTTDQRSAQALAKVEEVSDELLRKIDSNQASDDIREIKASVENVDARLNLIEASAKTDTSAPAAPEMGFMASAPQADTAVAPPPPPQGDWTGTREDGPFTSGFGPMPEAGTMGAPPFDGAQGAGEPPFPDFGPQQPDAQAAQPDAGGRNSFLESARQAARAAAGAPGSESARSPFADPAAAYDDTQSSSSRKPLALIAAALAVVAVAGLVVTLMGGGQKDVAGPPDDVAIPSDVLAEIDGDATDITPAATGSEPMIVEGTVTDLTASPDGASPADNAGGTDGADAAAPDTTDVAEAAPAPTPAPERAPARELPDVVTDAQASAPADVPRSAEQAVAGEAINGPKAITPRKNVDVASLEPGATSPARQTLREAATNGDAAAQYEIGQRYATGSSGLPQDDDQAAYWITRAAEQGLAPAQYRLGTMFEKGVGVPENPTKARSWYERAAGQGNVKAMHNLAVMLAEGAGGPQDFAAAARSFTAAADRGLADSQYNLAILHERGLGVERNLAEAYKWFSVAAANGDADAGARAEALKNSVDAAKLVDAELAARTFAPKASDPAANEVAWAPKLTTAAMVREAQRLLGALGYDAGPADGQPGSRTLDAVRQFERDKGMAVTGRIDARLLDALERAAI
- a CDS encoding sulfite exporter TauE/SafE family protein, producing the protein MQIYLPIAELSVNAFVLLGLGGAVGFLSGMFGVGGGFLMTPLLIFTGIPPAVAVGTEAVQIVATSMSGVLAHWRRKAVDFKMAGVLLAGGAVGSVTGVLIFSALRNEGQIDLFISLAYVVFLGVIGALMMNESLRAIRAQRQGRSVAVRKPGTHGWIHGLPLKVRFRRSRLYISAVPPLLIGLLVGILSAIMGVGGGFIMVPAMIYLLRMPTNVVVGTSLFQIMFVTALASIMHATLNQTVDIVLAMLLLVGGVLGAQIGVRVGHKLRGEQLRALLAAMVLLVCLRLAWDLVATPEDLFTVMIGGGA